Within Rhododendron vialii isolate Sample 1 chromosome 12a, ASM3025357v1, the genomic segment ccaggaaaaaaaaaaagagctgcTTATAGTCTTAGTCCATCATTCGAATGATGTTGTCAATCGGATTTGGACAGCTAATAGTAAAGAAGAGCTTTAATATTCCTGTCGATGGAAATGATAGGGGAAGACAGACCTAAATAGCTATGCAAGGCCATAGTAAGAGAATATATGGATTTGTTGTATTATACATATAGCCATCGAAAGAGCAGAATGGCGAAAAACAAATCATATAGCAAAATGGATATAAgacttgtttggtttgggttgcaGACTGCTAATGATATCAGCAAGAACTGCATCTGACACAAATCGAGCTATATTTTTTCGTTGTGGAGTGAACTGATAGTCAATTTTCACTCTAGGTTTAAGAAATGACACAATTTTCTAACCCTCCTGTGGTGATCTGTTTATAACAAGACAAATATAACATCAAAAGCCCTAGCCTGCTATACTTCtggaaaattgaaaagtttgttTAGTTGGCCCTAGAAATACAGGAAATCTAGAAATTTAAGAGAATAAAATCGATTGTCATTAGAGAAATGAACAACAAAGTAGTTCCTTTCAAGCCAATGCAACTCTACACAGAGAACCATAAGTAACACACTGATCCGAACCTCAAATCATACAAATGTGATTGCAAAGATGCAGATAACAGAATATATAGATACACATGAGAACCAAATTCTAGTTTGAAACTTATCACATGTGTAAGAGTCGTTTAGGACTTCGGAGTTGCAATCAAAAACATTTTGAAGGATGAACCTCAAGGAAAAACATTTGAAAGCATTTGTTTCAGCATTGCTAAGCAGCTGCAATTTTCTATGCTATTCTCATGCATTGCAGGGTTTTTGCCTGAGGTATGAATGTTATCGACTTCATAATAAATTGGCCAACATCCACCTCACGGACAATGTGGAAGAGCCAAACGGCAAACACTAAACTGAAAAACACAGTAAGGAAAAAAACGTTGCACCAAACCAAGGAGCTGAGATTTTGAGAAATTTCAACAAATGAAATGCAACCATGCAAGAATTAGCCAAGATCAGCACATGTATTCCTATTTCTTTCACTGTCATTCACAAAGGTTTTCCCAAGATATGACTAAAGGTTCATTGACGCGCACAACAAGGATTGACTGTTTTACACATTTTGCTTGGGCTTTGTATTTTAGTATTGGGAAAAACAATATTGAAAGAGAAATTCTCACCATATTTGGCGAATATGACAAGCAACTAGGGTTCGGACTTGATAAGCTCTTCAACGGagtttctatacttggaaaTCAGATCCCTGGAATTGGATAGTCAcaatgaacatttttttttccaacaatgAGAACATCTAAGCGAATAACAAACCACAAGTAACATGCGACATACTTCCGTTGATTAAGCAATTGTTCGCTCTCTTCAAGCTTCCTCTTTTGCCCCTCTACAGTCTGTAAACAGCATTCAGAAAGCATGCAAATCAGAAGTGTTCATCCCATGGGGCATCTCAATGCAGTAGCATTATACACAACTGAATTGCAAAGAACACCCGTGCTATTTAACTACTCTTCCATCTTAGCCCATTAATGTGTACCAGTGCAAACAACGTGTCCTGTACATAACAGATTTTTTTCCTAATGATCTAGCCCATTAATTTTTGCCTTTAATCGTCCCAACCAACATAGTTTCCAGTTTCTAATTTGCAAAGAATAAACTATTAGTCTCTTATTTGTCTCAAAGGCATTAGGCATCCCATTCCCCTGAAGCCAGTTTATTCCATGGGCTAAGAAACATTGATTTCGAAGCTTAAACCTTAATTGTAGCAAGTACCCGATCATCACGCCAAGGAACCAAACCCAAAGTCTCGAAAAACGGTATAAATTCTAAATACTCAATTTGAGTTACAAAGATTCTCCATAGAAAGGTATGTTAACCAAGATTGCGAGGATGAACAGATAAATACCATTGCTTTTGCATTGATTGATCCTGATATTGAGTTCAGAAGCTGCTGGCATTTCTCAAATTGGCTGGTCAATTCAGTAACCTTCAAAAATAgacaacaaagaagaagaaattaaagaCTGCACTAGTTTTGGATATAACCTTATGGAGCTAGAGATTAATGGGATAGTACAAACCAATGAATCAGAGTGTTGATCCCTAGTTCCATTCTCGATAGCGTCTGCTAAATTCTCCACTAACTGCAACAAATTAGGcattcaaaacaaaatacacaGCGGAAAACATGAGGCTATGCTTGTGTTATCTACAAAGCTGGTTTTCTTTTAGCCATTGCCTTGCCTGAACATTTTCTATTTGAATTTTGAGTCAAACCaaaaaagtaacaaattttAACCCAAACCTGAGAAAAAATATTCTACAAGCAAAAAACCAGGAAAGATCATTCTTCTCATCAAGACGAAGGGGgaaaaaagcaaacaaatttTGACCGGGAGCTGAAAATtgtttactaaaaaaaaaaattccctcaaaaaaaaaaaaaattttagacATTCCAAACACACCTTCCACTACCCAAATCAAAGTTGGGGTAATTGGGGTTTAAACTGTTGCCCACCTTCGATTTCTAGACATCCCAAACACACCTGCAATTACCCAGAACTTGATACTTTTTCGTTTGTCTAGAcgaaaaaatctcaaaaaataattcttttcGTCTAGAGGAACCcaaaaactagcaacttttgaCCCATAATTTCTTACAAAAAATAACCCAAAAttagcaacaacaacaacaaaaacttgAACTTTCAGGCATCCAAAACACACCCTGAGTTTTCCCCAAATCATCAAAAGTTAAGGTAATTAGGGTTTATAGAAGTAATACATGAAGTAGATGGAAGTGAGAAGCGAGTGATGGGTGGTGATGGCTCTGTTGCTGTGGCTGTGGCTGTTGTTGTGGATATCTCTGTTGCTGTTGTTgcaattgttgttgttgtggtggttGAAATTGTTGCTGGGAAaactgctgctgttgttgctgaTTATGGAATTGTTGTTGCTGTTGATGATGGAACTGTTGCTGGGGTTgaaattgttgttgttggggttGGAGGAATAAATGGTCCTGATTGGAGGGTGTAGTTGGGTTACTGTGGACTTGAATGTTTGGGATCATTGACCAGCTTCCTCCTCCGAATGAATGAtccattttgagagagagagagagagagagagaaggctatGGAAGTTCGAGAAACAGGAGGCGCTCATAAGAACGAGGGTAAAATAATTCCGTTTACCCCCTTGTGGTATATTCCGTATGCAGTTTACCCACAATGTTCGAAAACAAGCACATAACTCCCCGTTTAGTTATGCACTATCTTTTACGGAGTAATTAGCAGGGCGATACGATAAGACGAGTGGTTGATGTTGTGATTGAACGATGTGCACCAAACTCTTAACTCGTCCTTTAACAAATAGTAAATAAAATAAGCAAAGGAGTTACAGAGTAGCTTTTGCTAGTATATTGGAAATTTTTTGTCTTGTTTACTTGGACGAAATGTTTGATAGAATAGAATtagaaataaatttttacaCTTTGTTatttcacaaattaaaattatgtaatttttttcaaatagtGATTCAACTAaaggcgctgctattcgcagccctctatttactcccatagcccgttaaaaattttcaattatacttgacagttagttaccgaaattgagatatattttcagcatccaattaccgaaatataatatttttttcaacagatgtttaccgaaaatgcatgttcggcagttgtttaccgaaagttgaacatattttcgacatgtagttaccaaaatataatcttgttttcaacaacaatttaccgaaatgttatttatgatttttaacaaccatttaccgaaatgtagtgggctacgggagaaaataaaagattgcGAATAGCGGCACCCATTTGAACACGtaaatactttctttttttacgcTTATTATCGCAGCTTAAAAAAGTTATGTGCTTGTTAACTAAAACACTTTTTTATAGTTGATCTATTCAACGAATTttgtaaagtaaaaaaaatttattatcaaaataagaccGAAGCGGAGCCCGCTCAACCCGGACAGCACCTCCCCAGTCCATCGCTAATCTGCCAGAAGGCCGTTTTGAAGCTCAAAACCTTACCCGGTTATGAGCAGGTCCTGGTCAAATCTCACCAAAGACGTGTCTGTCGACGGCGCATCTGCAACCCTCGGTTCTAGTTCCATTTGAGAAGGGGAAAGGGGAACACCTCTCTCGCTCTCCCTCGCTCTTTCCAAGGGAGTATTTTCTTTGCTATTCTACTATCAAGAGATAGGAGGTGAGATTTCTTCGTCCTAAAGATCTTATCACTAAAGAAGGCGCGTGCTCCGCCTTCAATTGGAATTTATCAACCTCCTCCGCTTGAGGTTGGTGTTTGATTTCTCCTTCTCTTTTCATGATTATATCTGGCAATCTGTTCTAATGTTGATTTACTTTCAATAATTCTTTGTTATTAGTACCAACGTGAACGTGATCTTTATCAAGCTGCAGGTGTTTTATGCCAATTTGGCTACATTTGTTTTTAACCCTGGAGGTTGTTTTTCGCATTGATGCCATTGATTTATATTGTCTAGGGTTCTGATTGCTACAATTGATTTAAACCAAAACTGCAGCTGGAAGGGAGGAAACCtctgaacaaacaaaaaaaaaaccctgttTTTTGAAGCTGTGTCAACTGATAACACTATGGTTTTAAGAGGAGTatgaagaaagaaaaacccTGCAATGTTTTTGGAAAATGTATGAGGTTCTGTACTCTTACAGCTTTCTAATTCtatgaaaaaacaaatattttctttctAAAGTCCTCAACTTTTGCTTAATAATAGCATGTTGATGTTGATCTA encodes:
- the LOC131310740 gene encoding mediator of RNA polymerase II transcription subunit 9, with amino-acid sequence MDHSFGGGSWSMIPNIQVHSNPTTPSNQDHLFLQPQQQQFQPQQQFHHQQQQQFHNQQQQQQFSQQQFQPPQQQQLQQQQQRYPQQQPQPQQQSHHHPSLASHFHLLHLVENLADAIENGTRDQHSDSLVTELTSQFEKCQQLLNSISGSINAKAMTVEGQKRKLEESEQLLNQRKDLISKYRNSVEELIKSEP